In one window of Halorubrum sp. BV1 DNA:
- a CDS encoding bacterio-opsin activator domain-containing protein — translation MADTDPGDRTEHKSLYKTAVEQSPDGIFALTNDLELALVNRRIESLAGVEREELVGSHASVFREIGLVDGANYDRAIAACRTVLDGDADSEQFEIQLTPQSEPITAEYRVERVSREEENALLIGVLRDITPRIEQQKQIKRQRNELKTVSQIQSLLHNIMKSLPSSTTRAEINQVVCNQLIQSSFYDAAWMGYKGPQEEGVRGIYTAGVEPGLQEFITTREMGRDGASILSEAFDTEHIQVISSPATDPRLPDQFRDQLVRYGYESAILVPLTIDHMSFGVLMAATHRKNAFISRERMAFEALGGVVEFAVNAVENVQLLQGAKMVELRFQIQTGAIAADISDTFDCECYLNGISPAPNDNLRCFVSVEDAPTDEVAVFAEQQAAVRSVEVIDEWESGGTFEIVLGTSPLQPLIDSGVYIEGASASDGTAHISVRIGADRDPVEILDRVESVYPEIELVSKQLVEDTRHPVFELSGWVGEHLTSKQRQALEEAYFRGYFEWPRENTAEEIAEALGVSSATFHAHHRKATQKLLSAVFEKSTEREM, via the coding sequence ATGGCCGATACTGATCCCGGGGATAGGACAGAGCACAAATCCCTGTATAAAACTGCGGTAGAGCAGTCACCCGATGGGATATTTGCCTTGACGAACGATTTGGAACTGGCGTTAGTGAATAGACGGATTGAATCATTAGCCGGTGTTGAACGAGAGGAGTTGGTCGGGAGCCACGCGTCGGTTTTCCGCGAAATTGGGCTCGTAGATGGAGCCAATTACGACCGGGCAATTGCCGCATGTAGAACGGTACTGGATGGTGACGCTGATTCGGAGCAATTTGAAATTCAACTCACGCCACAATCCGAACCGATCACCGCTGAGTATCGGGTTGAACGAGTGTCCCGCGAGGAGGAAAACGCGCTCTTGATTGGAGTGCTCCGGGACATCACCCCCCGGATCGAGCAACAAAAACAGATCAAACGCCAACGAAACGAGCTCAAAACGGTTAGTCAGATCCAGTCATTACTCCACAATATAATGAAATCACTCCCGTCAAGCACGACGAGAGCGGAAATTAATCAAGTTGTGTGTAATCAGCTCATTCAATCAAGCTTCTATGATGCTGCATGGATGGGATACAAAGGGCCTCAAGAAGAAGGAGTCAGAGGCATCTATACCGCAGGGGTGGAGCCTGGTCTCCAAGAGTTCATCACGACTCGTGAGATGGGCCGGGACGGAGCGTCAATTCTGAGCGAGGCGTTCGATACTGAACACATCCAAGTGATCAGTAGTCCGGCGACGGATCCGAGACTTCCCGATCAATTTCGAGATCAGCTTGTCCGCTATGGATATGAATCAGCGATTCTCGTCCCGCTCACAATCGATCATATGTCGTTTGGAGTATTAATGGCCGCAACCCATCGAAAGAATGCGTTCATCAGTCGGGAACGGATGGCGTTCGAAGCGTTAGGAGGTGTCGTTGAATTTGCGGTGAATGCCGTCGAGAACGTCCAATTACTGCAGGGGGCGAAAATGGTCGAACTCAGATTCCAGATACAGACGGGTGCGATCGCTGCAGACATCTCTGATACGTTCGATTGTGAGTGCTATCTTAATGGCATCTCACCCGCCCCTAACGACAACCTACGATGTTTTGTCTCCGTTGAGGATGCACCCACGGATGAGGTAGCTGTCTTTGCGGAACAACAAGCGGCGGTTCGAAGCGTCGAGGTGATCGACGAGTGGGAGTCGGGTGGGACGTTCGAGATCGTCTTGGGAACGTCCCCGTTGCAACCGCTCATTGACTCCGGGGTTTACATCGAGGGAGCTTCAGCGTCAGACGGAACCGCACACATATCAGTTCGTATCGGTGCAGATAGAGATCCGGTTGAGATCCTCGACAGGGTAGAATCGGTCTATCCGGAAATCGAACTCGTGAGCAAACAATTGGTAGAGGATACACGTCACCCCGTCTTTGAACTCAGTGGATGGGTAGGCGAACATCTCACGAGCAAACAACGTCAGGCGTTGGAGGAGGCGTACTTTCGGGGCTATTTCGAGTGGCCCCGCGAGAACACTGCAGAGGAGATCGCTGAAGCCCTAGGCGTCTCGTCCGCTACGTTTCACGCCCATCATCGCAAGGCGACTCAGAAACTCCTCTCAGCGG